A segment of the Nakamurella flava genome:
GGTCTGCCGGGGGAACCTCCACCCCCCCCTGGGGGGGGCGGCGAGGGGGGCCGCCCCCCGCCCCTTGGCGGATGTCGGGGGTGGGTCAGACGAGCAGACGCGAGCCCTCGTGGGTGATCTCGTGGGCGTCGGGGTCGTCGAACCACACGCCGCCGTCGCCGAGGTAGCGGAAGGTGACGGGTTCGCCGGCCGGCACCTCGATGGTCACGCTGCGGGTGCCGTTGCTGCGCTTGACCAGCTTGTGCTTGCCGGGGGTCCAGTCGTTGAAGGTTCCGACGGCCGAGACCGGTCCGGAATACGCGGCGTCGGACAGGACGAACTGGATCTTGACGGCCGAGCTCTTGCTGGGCGAAATACGAACGCTCACAGGTACATCCACTTCATCAGGCGGGTCGTTGTCGGGGTGAGGTCGGGTGATCGAACTTCAATGGCCGGACGACCTCGGTGACGTTCCGTCGAGGAATGTAGCGAATGGGCACCCCATTCGGGGGAAGAAACGCCAGCGGTCGCGAGATGGAAACGCGGCCGTGACACTTCTGCCGGCCCGGGTGGGGCGGTGGTCAGCGGCGGCCGGAACCTCGCAGCGCGCGGTCGAGCGAGAACGCGCCCGCTCCGGTGCCGGCCAGGACCAGGCCGAGGGCGCCGATGACCAGGACCAGTTCGTAGCCGCCGTCGGAGACGAAGACGCCGTTGGCGGCGTGCACGAAGATCAGCGCGCCGGCCATGTCGACGGCCACCAGCACCCCGACCAGGGGAACGAGGATTCCGGCGATGAGAGCGATGCCGCCGCCGAACTCGACGAGCGCGGCGAACCACGCGCTGATGCCGGGGGCCGGGATACCCATCTGCGTGAATCCGTCGGTCACCCCGGCGATTCCGTTGGTGAAGAGCTTCTGCGCCCCGTGGGCGATGAGGACGATGCCGAGGGCCACGCGGCCGACCAGCAGGACGACATCCTGGACGGTGGTCGTGGTGCGCGGGCCGAACAGGACGGACGTGGCAGTGGCCATGATGGTCTCCAGGTGGTGTCGAGGCGGTGCTTGCGGGCGGGAGTACTGGACAGAAGCTTGAACGTTCATTCAACAGGTCACGGCTAGTAATGGTCCACATACCCAGAGGTGAGATGAACCACCGCGACGAGGTGACGACCCCATGGCCGGCACGGGGCACGGGAAGGCAGGGACGGTGACGGGCGACCCGGTCAGCGCGACGACCACGGATGCCGACCGGAACCCCGGCCCCCCGCTCGACCGCGCGTTCTTCGCCCGTGAGGTCACGCTGGTCGCTCCTGACCTACTCGGACGGATCGTGGTCGCCGACGGACCGCAGGGTCCGGTGGGGGTGCGCCTGACCGAGGTGGAGGCCTACGCGGGTTCGGACGATCCCGCCTCCCACGCGTACCGGGGGCGGACCAGCCGGACCGCGGTGATGTTCGGACCGCCAGGTCACCTCTACACGTACTTCGTCTACGGGATGCACTGGTGCGCGAACGTGGTCACCGGGCCGGACGGCCACGCATCGGCGGTCCTGTTGCGGGCGGGCGAGGTGGTGTCCGGTCTCGAGCTGGCCCGCCTCCGGCGGCCGACGGCCCGGCGGGACGACCACCTGGCGCGGGGGCCGGCCGGGTTCGCGGCGGTGTTGGGGTGGGCCCGGGACGACAACGGCCTGGACCTGTGCGCGCCACCGCGCGACGCGACGCGGGGAGCCCGCTTCCACGAGGGACGTCCACCGGCCTCGGCGGACGTCTCGGCCGGGCCCCGGGTCGGCGTCGGCCGGGCGGCCGACGTGCCGTGGCGGTTCTGGATCAGCGGGGCCCCGTCGGTCTCGGCGTTCCGGTCGGGGACCCGCGCCTCCCGACGGACGAACGGCGTGCCCCTCACCGGTGAAGTCGCGCCGGACCAGGGCCCGCGGGCGGGAAAACCCGGTGGCCCCTCCTGGCAGGATGGCCCGCGTGACCGACCAGCTCCCTGACGTGCTCCGCGACCTGTCCGCCCGCGACCTCATCGCCCAGTCCACCGACCTGGCGGCGTTGGGCGCGGACATGACGGCCGGTCCGATCACGGCGTACGTGGGGTTCGATCCGACGGCCCCGAGCCTGCACATCGGCAACCTCGTGC
Coding sequences within it:
- a CDS encoding isoamylase early set domain-containing protein, with amino-acid sequence MSVRISPSKSSAVKIQFVLSDAAYSGPVSAVGTFNDWTPGKHKLVKRSNGTRSVTIEVPAGEPVTFRYLGDGGVWFDDPDAHEITHEGSRLLV
- a CDS encoding DoxX family protein; translation: MATATSVLFGPRTTTTVQDVVLLVGRVALGIVLIAHGAQKLFTNGIAGVTDGFTQMGIPAPGISAWFAALVEFGGGIALIAGILVPLVGVLVAVDMAGALIFVHAANGVFVSDGGYELVLVIGALGLVLAGTGAGAFSLDRALRGSGRR
- a CDS encoding DNA-3-methyladenine glycosylase; the protein is MTGDPVSATTTDADRNPGPPLDRAFFAREVTLVAPDLLGRIVVADGPQGPVGVRLTEVEAYAGSDDPASHAYRGRTSRTAVMFGPPGHLYTYFVYGMHWCANVVTGPDGHASAVLLRAGEVVSGLELARLRRPTARRDDHLARGPAGFAAVLGWARDDNGLDLCAPPRDATRGARFHEGRPPASADVSAGPRVGVGRAADVPWRFWISGAPSVSAFRSGTRASRRTNGVPLTGEVAPDQGPRAGKPGGPSWQDGPRDRPAP